The following proteins come from a genomic window of Corynebacterium falsenii:
- a CDS encoding sodium-dependent transporter, giving the protein MTRSPTHTPRDTFNTRLVFLMAAIGSAVGLGNIWRFPYVAYDNGGGAFLIPYLIALLTAGIPLLWFDLALGHRFRGSAPLAYRRMNRKAEPIGWLMVGVNFFIAVYYPAIIAWAGIYTWKSFTKAWGDHPDSHFMNDFLQADDSSVWSGDFIVPILLVMVGVWALCITVLSTNINKGIGRVTKFFVPILIGLFAIIVVRALFLDGATTGLNAFFSPDWSILTDTSVWIAAYGQIFFSLSVGFGIMMTYASYLKPRTNLTGMGMVTAFANSSFEVLAGIGVFATLGFMSVQAGIPVDEVASSGIGLAFVAFPTIINQMPFGEIFGVLFFGSLFLAGITSLISVMEVVASAVAEKFGLSRRRVAVVVGSMMALLSTVLFSTTSGVVTLDIMDKFTNNIGIVFCAIMSAVIVGWVLGRRREVSQHINAVSHLRVGVLWRSSVFILTPAVLAFFLIREVRALATEPYGGYGADTVFTFGWLIVLVIAGGAVLWTVIPYPQGVCVNGLPSSDYGVPARGRPRGVPNPLSEPGHHRQRAGMRGALEGERSNEFLR; this is encoded by the coding sequence ATGACACGCTCCCCGACTCACACCCCTCGGGATACTTTCAATACTCGCCTGGTCTTCCTCATGGCCGCCATTGGCTCCGCTGTGGGCTTGGGCAACATTTGGCGGTTCCCCTACGTCGCTTATGACAACGGCGGCGGCGCCTTCCTCATCCCGTACCTGATCGCCCTACTCACCGCCGGTATTCCACTGTTGTGGTTCGACCTTGCGCTGGGGCACCGCTTTCGCGGCTCCGCCCCACTCGCGTATCGCCGAATGAACCGGAAGGCAGAACCGATCGGCTGGCTCATGGTGGGCGTCAATTTCTTCATCGCGGTCTACTATCCGGCCATCATCGCGTGGGCGGGCATCTACACGTGGAAGTCCTTCACCAAGGCGTGGGGCGATCACCCAGACTCGCATTTCATGAATGATTTTCTCCAGGCCGATGATTCCTCCGTGTGGTCTGGCGACTTCATTGTTCCTATTCTCTTGGTGATGGTCGGTGTGTGGGCGCTGTGTATCACGGTTCTTTCCACGAATATCAACAAGGGAATCGGCCGGGTCACCAAGTTCTTCGTCCCCATCCTCATTGGCTTGTTCGCCATCATCGTCGTTCGTGCCCTGTTTCTCGACGGCGCCACCACCGGACTCAATGCCTTCTTCAGCCCCGACTGGTCCATCCTCACCGACACTTCCGTGTGGATCGCCGCCTACGGGCAGATCTTCTTTTCCCTCTCTGTCGGCTTCGGCATCATGATGACCTACGCCTCCTACCTCAAGCCGCGTACGAACCTCACGGGCATGGGCATGGTTACCGCCTTCGCCAACTCGTCGTTCGAGGTGCTGGCGGGCATTGGCGTGTTCGCCACGCTTGGCTTCATGTCGGTACAGGCTGGCATTCCTGTGGACGAAGTCGCATCCTCCGGCATCGGTCTGGCCTTCGTGGCCTTCCCGACGATCATCAACCAGATGCCCTTTGGAGAGATCTTCGGCGTATTGTTCTTCGGCTCGTTGTTCCTGGCCGGAATCACCTCCCTCATTTCCGTGATGGAGGTGGTCGCCTCGGCGGTGGCGGAGAAGTTCGGGCTATCGCGCCGCCGCGTCGCCGTGGTGGTGGGCAGCATGATGGCCCTTCTGTCTACTGTGTTGTTTTCCACGACTAGTGGCGTCGTCACCCTAGATATTATGGACAAATTCACGAACAACATTGGGATTGTCTTCTGCGCAATCATGTCTGCGGTGATCGTGGGGTGGGTGCTCGGGCGCCGGCGAGAGGTTTCCCAGCACATCAACGCCGTATCCCACCTGCGGGTGGGCGTGTTGTGGCGGTCGAGCGTCTTTATCTTGACGCCAGCAGTCCTCGCCTTCTTCCTGATCCGCGAGGTACGGGCGTTGGCCACTGAGCCCTATGGGGGTTACGGAGCGGACACAGTGTTCACCTTTGGCTGGCTGATTGTCTTGGTTATCGCCGGCGGAGCGGTGCTGTGGACGGTAATCCCCTACCCACAGGGCGTCTGTGTGAACGGGCTGCCCAGCTCCGATTACGGTGTCCCGGCGCGGGGTCGGCCACGAGGAGTACCGAATCCGTTGTCGGAACCAGGCCATCACAGGCAACGGGCGGGAATGCGAGGCGCGCTCGAAGGTGAACGTTCCAATGAATTTCTCAGGTGA
- the metS gene encoding methionine/alanine import NSS transporter subunit MetS, protein MTAPAILLMVLFILVIWGGLVASVILLSNNDDETSGELGNAPGTDDETLMHQGAATM, encoded by the coding sequence ATGACCGCTCCCGCAATCCTGCTGATGGTCCTGTTCATCCTCGTCATCTGGGGTGGATTGGTGGCCTCCGTCATCCTCCTCAGCAACAATGATGATGAAACTTCCGGCGAGCTCGGCAACGCCCCCGGCACCGACGATGAAACGTTGATGCACCAGGGCGCGGCAACAATGTAG
- a CDS encoding sodium-dependent transporter, translating to MTDQSSTRATRETFNTRLVFLMAAIGSAVGLGNIWRFPYVAYDNGGGAFLIPYLVALLTAGIPLLWFDLAVGHRFRGSTPLSFRRINRYSEPIGWLKVGVNFFIAIYYAAIIAWAGLYTIKSITKAWGEKADEYFMSDFLKVDDSSAWSGDFVMPILIAMIVVWVICILTLATNINSGIGRITTVFVPVLTVLFIIMVVRALFLDGAADGLNAFFTPDWSVLTNTSVWIAAYGQIFFSLSIGFGIMMTYASYLKPRTNLTGTGMVTAFANSSFEVLAGIGVFATLGFLAARSGVPVDEVASSGIGLAFVAFPTIINQMPFGELFGVLFFASLFLAGVTSLISIMEVVISAVKDKLNLSRPVAAISIGGVMAIASILLFSTTTGLITLDIMDKFTNNLGIVFCAITATVVVGWILGRRSEINQHLNAVSSVRVGGLWQACVFVITPAVLAFFLFQEVRNLLNEPYEGYSTGTIFLFGWLVLILIVVGAILWSIVPFRGNQILNGLPSTDYGVPPKGRPKGVPNPLSSATNTVPAGAPGTTTNPTGTTSHSQGDDH from the coding sequence ATGACAGATCAAAGTTCGACCCGAGCAACTCGGGAGACATTCAACACCCGCCTGGTGTTCCTCATGGCAGCCATCGGCTCCGCCGTGGGTCTGGGAAACATCTGGCGTTTCCCCTACGTCGCCTACGACAACGGCGGCGGCGCCTTTCTGATCCCCTACCTGGTCGCCCTACTCACCGCAGGTATCCCCCTGCTGTGGTTCGACCTCGCCGTGGGTCACCGCTTCCGCGGATCCACCCCGCTATCCTTCCGCCGCATCAACCGTTACTCGGAGCCGATCGGCTGGCTGAAGGTCGGCGTGAACTTCTTCATCGCCATCTACTACGCAGCCATCATCGCGTGGGCTGGCCTGTACACCATCAAGTCCATCACCAAGGCCTGGGGCGAGAAGGCCGACGAGTACTTCATGAGCGACTTCCTCAAGGTCGACGACTCCTCGGCATGGAGCGGCGACTTCGTGATGCCGATCCTCATCGCCATGATCGTGGTGTGGGTCATCTGCATCCTCACCCTGGCCACCAACATCAACAGCGGCATCGGCCGCATCACCACGGTCTTCGTGCCGGTGCTGACCGTGCTGTTCATCATCATGGTGGTGCGCGCGCTGTTCCTCGACGGCGCAGCGGACGGCCTCAACGCCTTCTTCACCCCGGACTGGAGCGTGCTGACCAATACCTCGGTGTGGATCGCCGCATACGGACAGATCTTCTTCTCCCTGTCTATCGGCTTCGGCATCATGATGACCTACGCCTCCTACCTCAAGCCGCGCACCAACCTGACCGGCACCGGCATGGTGACGGCCTTCGCGAACTCCTCCTTCGAGGTGCTGGCGGGCATCGGCGTGTTCGCTACCCTGGGCTTCCTGGCCGCACGCTCCGGCGTGCCCGTGGACGAGGTTGCCTCCTCCGGCATCGGTCTGGCCTTCGTGGCCTTCCCGACAATCATCAACCAGATGCCCTTCGGTGAGCTCTTTGGTGTGCTGTTCTTCGCATCGCTGTTCCTGGCCGGCGTGACCTCCCTGATCTCCATCATGGAAGTGGTCATCTCCGCTGTGAAGGACAAGCTGAACCTCTCCCGCCCGGTTGCCGCTATCTCCATCGGTGGCGTCATGGCAATCGCGTCCATCCTGCTGTTCTCCACGACCACCGGCCTGATCACGCTGGACATCATGGACAAGTTCACCAACAATCTGGGCATCGTGTTCTGTGCGATTACCGCCACCGTGGTGGTTGGCTGGATCCTCGGCCGCCGCAGCGAGATCAACCAGCACCTCAACGCCGTGTCCTCCGTGCGCGTCGGTGGCCTGTGGCAGGCCTGCGTGTTCGTGATCACCCCGGCCGTGCTGGCATTCTTCCTCTTCCAGGAAGTACGCAACCTGCTGAACGAGCCCTACGAGGGCTACTCCACCGGCACGATCTTCCTGTTCGGCTGGCTGGTGCTCATCCTCATCGTGGTCGGCGCCATCCTGTGGTCCATCGTTCCTTTCCGCGGCAACCAGATCCTCAACGGTCTGCCCAGCACCGACTACGGTGTACCGCCGAAGGGCCGCCCGAAGGGTGTGCCCAATCCCCTGAGCTCCGCTACCAACACCGTGCCCGCCGGGGCTCCCGGCACCACGACTAATCCGACAGGCACAACCTCTCACTCTCAAGGAGATGATCACTAA